From one Brevinematia bacterium genomic stretch:
- a CDS encoding PstS family phosphate ABC transporter substrate-binding protein — protein sequence MKAFKLLIATLVVAFSTTAIAQEKSITVKGSDTMVILGQRWAEIYMKNNKGITIQVTGGGSGTGIAALINKTTDLANSSRPVKDKEKEQIEKEGGKLIEIPVALDGITIYVNSANPLKEIDMETLKDIFTGKISNWSELGWENKTIKIYSRENNSGTYMYFKEHVLNNEEFSVYAQHMPGTASVLNAVKKDKYGIGYGGIGYLKGAKALNVSKKKGSEAFAPSMENVLKGTYPISRYLFIYLTQDTLNRPEVKKYISWILSKDGQKIVEEVGFYPLPKKELDKIRKSLGL from the coding sequence ATGAAAGCCTTTAAACTATTGATAGCTACTTTAGTTGTAGCCTTTTCCACAACTGCTATAGCTCAAGAAAAGAGTATAACCGTAAAAGGCTCGGATACTATGGTTATACTCGGACAGAGATGGGCTGAAATATATATGAAGAACAACAAGGGTATCACAATTCAAGTCACAGGAGGTGGGTCCGGAACCGGTATAGCAGCCCTAATCAACAAAACAACAGATCTTGCAAATTCCTCCAGACCTGTCAAGGATAAAGAAAAAGAACAGATAGAAAAAGAAGGAGGCAAATTAATTGAGATTCCTGTCGCTCTTGACGGCATAACGATATATGTTAATAGTGCAAATCCATTGAAAGAAATTGATATGGAGACTCTGAAGGATATCTTTACAGGGAAAATATCCAATTGGTCTGAACTTGGATGGGAGAATAAAACCATAAAGATATACTCAAGAGAAAATAACTCTGGAACCTATATGTACTTTAAAGAACATGTGCTTAATAACGAGGAATTTTCAGTATACGCTCAACATATGCCTGGGACAGCATCAGTGCTTAATGCTGTGAAAAAAGATAAATACGGTATCGGCTACGGTGGTATCGGATACCTCAAGGGAGCTAAAGCTCTAAATGTTTCAAAGAAAAAAGGAAGTGAAGCATTTGCACCAAGTATGGAGAACGTATTAAAAGGAACATACCCAATATCAAGATACCTTTTCATCTACCTCACTCAAGATACTTTGAACAGACCAGAAGTAAAGAAATACATCTCTTGGATTCTCTCCAAAGACGGACAGAAGATTGTAGAAGAAGTAGGCTTCTACCCACTACCTAAAAAGGAGTTAGACAAAATTAGAAAATCTCTAGGTCTTTAA
- a CDS encoding RtcB family protein, producing the protein MNLSLLERVSESEWVYRKRGNMNADVRFFCSRQILESMDEAVLSQATNVACLPGIVGDVIILPDSHWGYGFPIGSVAGFDESGVFSVGGVGFDINCGVRTIKTNLRYESLTRRDIEELAKRLFENIPAGLGRDGEIKLPRKEVVKVLTEGVKWCLEHGYAEEEDVENTEENGTVEGAIPEYVSDEAIEREKGQLGTLGSGNHYLEVQVVDEIYNRRIGEIFGLFRGQVVVTIHCGSRGLGHQINTDFIKTFSSAVEKYKIPIKEKELVCAPIDSKEGKMYFGAAKCAINYAFANRQVLTYLVRQTFKKMFKDVSMPLLYDIGHNTVKEEIHTTPDGKSIKVYVHRKGSTRGFGPSTIGIPEKYISVGQPVIVGGSMGSSSYILVGTTSAMLKTFGSTVHGAGRSLSRNQAKKTFPYEKIMKQLESKGIIVMSASKAGISEEAPQAYKDIDEVVESVSYSGLSAKVAKLRPIISVKG; encoded by the coding sequence ATGAATTTAAGCTTATTGGAGAGAGTTAGTGAGTCTGAGTGGGTTTACAGAAAAAGGGGAAACATGAATGCTGATGTAAGATTTTTTTGTTCAAGGCAGATCTTGGAGTCAATGGATGAGGCTGTGCTTAGTCAAGCTACTAATGTAGCGTGTCTTCCGGGAATTGTTGGTGATGTTATTATTTTGCCTGACTCTCACTGGGGGTATGGCTTTCCTATAGGATCGGTTGCGGGATTTGACGAGAGTGGTGTTTTTAGTGTAGGAGGAGTAGGTTTTGACATAAACTGTGGTGTTAGAACTATAAAGACAAACCTTAGGTATGAGAGTCTTACGAGAAGGGATATAGAGGAGTTAGCCAAGAGGCTTTTTGAGAATATACCTGCCGGGCTTGGCAGGGATGGTGAGATAAAACTTCCGAGGAAAGAGGTTGTTAAGGTTCTTACGGAGGGGGTAAAGTGGTGTCTTGAGCATGGTTATGCTGAGGAGGAGGATGTTGAGAATACTGAGGAAAATGGAACAGTTGAAGGTGCTATTCCAGAATATGTCAGTGATGAAGCAATTGAGAGGGAAAAGGGTCAATTAGGAACTCTAGGTTCTGGAAATCACTACTTGGAGGTTCAGGTGGTTGATGAGATATACAATAGAAGAATAGGTGAAATTTTTGGGTTGTTTAGGGGGCAAGTTGTTGTGACTATTCACTGTGGTTCCAGAGGCCTTGGACATCAGATAAATACGGATTTCATAAAGACATTTTCTTCGGCTGTTGAGAAATACAAGATTCCTATCAAGGAGAAGGAATTAGTTTGTGCTCCGATAGATTCAAAAGAGGGGAAAATGTATTTCGGTGCAGCAAAATGTGCGATAAATTATGCCTTTGCTAATAGACAGGTATTGACCTATCTCGTGAGACAGACTTTTAAGAAAATGTTTAAGGATGTATCCATGCCTCTTCTTTATGACATAGGACACAACACTGTAAAGGAAGAAATACATACCACTCCTGATGGTAAGAGTATCAAAGTATACGTTCACAGAAAGGGAAGCACGAGGGGCTTTGGTCCAAGCACGATAGGGATACCTGAAAAATACATTAGTGTAGGACAACCAGTGATAGTTGGTGGATCTATGGGTTCCTCCTCCTATATTCTTGTGGGGACAACAAGTGCTATGCTCAAAACCTTTGGTTCAACTGTGCATGGTGCAGGTAGATCTCTCTCAAGAAATCAGGCTAAAAAGACTTTTCCTTATGAGAAAATTATGAAGCAACTTGAAAGTAAAGGGATAATAGTAATGTCTGCGTCAAAAGCTGGTATTTCAGAAGAAGCTCCCCAGGCTTATAAGGACATTGATGAGGTTGTAGAGTCAGTTAGTTATTCGGGATTGTCAGCAAAGGTAGCAAAGCTAAGACCTATAATAAGTGTGAAGGGTTAG
- a CDS encoding flagellar biosynthesis anti-sigma factor FlgM, translated as MVVRGIGGPEPIKPSKPSDKPEKVRTNLNNIGKDEVSISEDAKQILQKKQAEEIALSTIKNIPEIRESAVERGRRFIESGEYKSEKAIEKVSEKIGEEIVASLLVREEDKS; from the coding sequence ATGGTTGTAAGAGGAATCGGTGGTCCAGAACCAATAAAACCCAGCAAACCTTCCGATAAACCCGAGAAAGTCAGAACCAACCTAAACAACATAGGAAAAGACGAAGTTTCAATCTCCGAGGACGCAAAACAAATTCTTCAGAAAAAGCAAGCAGAAGAAATAGCACTATCAACTATTAAAAACATTCCTGAGATAAGAGAATCCGCAGTTGAGAGAGGCAGAAGATTTATAGAGTCTGGCGAATACAAGAGTGAAAAAGCTATAGAAAAAGTATCCGAAAAGATAGGAGAAGAGATTGTAGCATCTCTTCTTGTGAGAGAAGAAGATAAATCCTAA